In Diabrotica undecimpunctata isolate CICGRU chromosome 4, icDiaUnde3, whole genome shotgun sequence, a single genomic region encodes these proteins:
- the LOC140439472 gene encoding transmembrane protein 87A: MLKKSISSLIFIILFMATVNAFPNEGKWNENLTAGASSLYLSKSLYKGAEITVGINCDSKFHDSKIDISLAIIQSACWDIRDALSEIRQEISSPNPEFRNSSKIYHTSEKYDCNDNIFLRENPATPSVSEKHSDKQPIHTVTHDGVYVLALKVSSSNMSEYSVGVHIEMKNDYGYLSAAEWPLLPFYGFMCVYYVILGLIWLTLSFSQWRDLLRVQFWIGGVILLGMLEKATFYAEYQNINNSGIRAEGTMIFAEWISCAKRTLARILVVIVSLGFGIVKPRLGATLHRVVGVGLLYFFLAASEAYLRITKEKSNPSKDILVASVPLAVLDSAICWWIFSALVNTTRTLRLRRNETKLSLYRHFTNTLIFSVLASVFFMLYCIKVHHFVDCLVVWKDIWVEEAYWHILFSLLLLVIMILWRPTNNNQRYAFVPLLDTGDDADEEEQLVNDAYGVKVRVHHPKNNSSQRTSIDDDLKWLEENVKSDPALPILDSDEELVNTRFEVSKMQ, translated from the exons atgttgaAGAAGTCAatttcttcgttaatttttattattttgttcatgGCCACAGTAAATGCTTTTCCAAATGAAGGCAAATGGAACGAGAATTTAACAGCg ggGGCTAGTAGTTTATATCTATCAAAAAGTTTATATAAAGGAGCTGAAATAACAGTAGGAA tTAATTGTGATTCAAAATTTCATGATTCCAAAATTGACATAAGCCTAGCGATTATACAGTCTGCTTGTTGGGATATACGAGATGCTCTTTCAGAAATTAGACAG gaaaTATCTTCGCCGAATCCTGAATTTAGGAATTCTTCGAAAATATATCATACTAGTGAAAAATACGACTGCAATGACAACATTTTCCTTAGAGAAAATCCAGCTACGCCATCAGTATCAGAAAAACACAGTGACAAACAACCAATTCATACAGTAACTCATGATGGTGTCTATGTACTAGCTTTAAAAGTTTCTAGTTCAAACATGTCCGAATATAGTGTTGGAGTTCATATTGAAATGAAAAACGATTATGGGTATCTTTCAGCTGCTGAGTGGCCATTATTACCTTTTTATGGTTTTATGTGTGTTTATTATGTAATATTGGGCTTAATATGGCTTACTCTATCGTTTTCGCAATGGAGAGATCTTTTAAGAGTTCAGTTCTGGATTGGAGGCGTAATATTATTGGGAATGTTGGAAAAGGCAACTTTTTATGCAGAATACCAAAACATTAATAACTCAGGAATCAGAGCTGAAGGAACAATGATATTTGCGGAATGGATATCTTGTGCTAAAAGAACTTTAGCTCGTATTCTTGTAGTGATAGTTAGTTTAGGTTTTGGTATTGTTAAACCTAGATTAGGAGCTACATTACATAGAGTCGTAGGGGTTGGCCTTCTTTACTTCTTTTTAGCTGCCTCTGAAGCATATTTAAGAATAACTAAAGAAAAAAGTAATCCTAGCAAAGATATTTTAGTAGCATCTGTACCACTTGCCGTGTTGGATTCTGCCATCTGCTGGTGGATATTTTCAGCATTAGTTAACACTACCAGAACTTTGAGATTAAGACGAAATGAAACTAAACTAAGCCTTTACCGCCACTTTACCAACACTTTGATTTTTTCTGTATTGGCTTCAGTGTTCTTCATGTTATATTGTATCAAAGTCCATCATTTTGTCGATTGCTTGGTTGTGTGGAAAGATATTTGGGTAGAGGAAGCATATTGGCACATCCTCTTTTCGTTGTTATTATTAGTCATAATGATCTTATGGAGGCCAACAAATAATAATCAAAGATATGCTTTTGTTCCTCTTTTGGATACTGGTGATGATGCCGATGAGGAAGAACAGCTTGTAAACGATGCTTATGGGGTAAAAGTCCGAGTCCACCACCCTAAAAATAATTCTTCTCAAAGAACTTCAATAGATGATGATCTCAAGTGGTTGGAAGAAAATGTCAAAAGTGATCCTGCACTTCCTATTTTAGATTCAGATGAAGAACTTGTTAATACTAGGTTTGAAGTGTCGAAAATGCAGTAA